The following nucleotide sequence is from Zea mays cultivar B73 chromosome 1, Zm-B73-REFERENCE-NAM-5.0, whole genome shotgun sequence.
TCGCCTGCACGGCCGGCTTCGTAGTCACCGTGCTCGCCACGTTCCAGGACCAGCTCGTCTTCTACGTCACGCCCACCGACGCGCTGTCCAAATTCACCGCCGACCCCTCCAAGTCCCGCGTCCGCCTAGGCGGCCTCGTCCTCGAGGGCTCCGTTGCGCACCCCTCGTCGTCCTCCCCCGAGATCGAGTTCGTCGTCACGGACCTCATTACCGACGTGCTCGTCCGGTACGAGGGCGCGCTGCCTGACCTCTTCCGCGAGGGTCACTCCGTCGTcgtcgagggcctcctcaagccctACACCGACGACCTCCGACGCGACGACGGGAGGAAGGTGACCGAGAAGGCGCGGGAGTGCGCGTGCTTCTTGCGCGGCACCGAGGTGCTCGCCAAGCACGACGAGAAGTACATGCCCAAGGAGGTCGGCGAGGCGCTCGAGCGAAACAAGAAGCGcctcgaggctgaggctgaggcggcCGCCGCTCAAGGGTCCAATGTGGCTGCAGCGGCGGAGGGAGCAAAGGCAAGCTCGTAAGATTTTGCCCGCCTTCTGGTTTGAGATCTACTGGATCGTGAGTACGAGGCATCAGGCATAGGTGGATTGGATTTGATTTCATTCTGCGCTGGGGGATATCCGCAGCGTGATTGACTTTAACTCTAGGCTGATGTGATTGATGAGCTGGGGATCGGGTAATTTTTGTTAGGGGAATGCTGACAAATGTTGGTTGAACACAGTATACATACTTGTTTTCAAGTAATACTATTGGTATACTCCTTCCACTGAGTGATACTATAGGTTTACTAGATTATAAGCTTGAGCTCTAGGTGGATTTGAATTTGTTTTCACACCAGAACTGGGGATATCTGTGGCATGATTCGATTTAAGCTATTGTGATTGTAGTACATTTGGCCAGGGGATAAAGCATTTTTTGTTACGGGCTGCATGAACAGGCTCTATGCATTGTTTTTCAAGCATTACTATCAGTAATACTATTTCAACTGAGTAATATGGTTTTTGTGTTAGCTTTGGGATTTTGTAGTGGGAAGTGAGAACCAAATAGTCAATTATGCTGGTGTTCGTGCCATGGACATGTGGTTTAGTCTTGATTTATTCCATATATTCATATTAACTGTGGTTGGTTCCTTTTGTTCTGCAGTATCATTCCATTTCTGTTGTTTTACTTAATTATGTTTAGTTGCTGTCTTGTTCTGATACTATTCTCATGTTGCAAACCCAACTCCGCAAATATATCTTGAGGCTATTTTAGTGCTTGAACAAAAAAGGTAAATCTTAGCCATATGCCCCATCCAAGCAGGCCCGGAGATGCTTAGATGGCTAGTTTGCATACTGAAACCTTATTTTCAGTTGCAAATATGTGATATCGAAAGTGGTACTATCCCTAGGCTTTAGGGGGTTGTTGAAACTTGCCGACTCGTGGTCAGGCTAGCTCGAACGGTGGAGAACAAAAACAGTTTGATGCAAGCTAACACAATGGATTAGAGCAACAATGTTTTTTCTCCGTCGTTTGAGCTAGCTTGACCACACGTCGGCAAGTTCCAACATCTAGCGCCCACCGTTCCGCGATGGCCTCCAAGAGAGCGACTTCGAAGGCTGCTACTTTCATCGACGACGCAGCGATGGCAGCCCTTCTGGCTAAAAAGAAGGGCAAGGCTCCCCTCGTGGACGACATCCCTCAGGAGGCCGGTAGTCAACAGCAAAAGTCAACGTCAAGACAATCCGCCTACCCCACAGGGCACTGTGCGCACATGCAGCTCTGAGGGAGTACCTCAGGCACCCCCGCCAGGCTTCACCCCCTATAGGTAGAGGACATCGTCGAAGACGGTGAAATCTTAGACTAGGTTCAACGGTTCCCGCAGCGGTCCTCTCCTCTATCACTGTATAGGATATAACGGCGGCAATGCTCCTCTATCACGTTCACCGGTGCCCCCTTCCTCCTCTCATACGTCGCGGGATTCTTCTCATTCACACTAGATGTAGCGTGCCGCTACCTGGTGCCCACAGTTGGCCTTGTCCTCTTCGTTTCTGTTGATGAATACCTG
It contains:
- the LOC100285875 gene encoding ATG1; translated protein: MAFSRLIPSRSRLLSSLLHATGPIPTPRTAAAAATPTPLGPFLRNFASATRRAGPSSRPRTADIGARARQLQTRRLWSYGLAFACTAGFVVTVLATFQDQLVFYVTPTDALSKFTADPSKSRVRLGGLVLEGSVAHPSSSSPEIEFVVTDLITDVLVRYEGALPDLFREGHSVVVEGLLKPYTDDLRRDDGRKVTEKARECACFLRGTEVLAKHDEKYMPKEVGEALERNKKRLEAEAEAAAAQGSNVAAAAEGAKASS